Proteins co-encoded in one Leptolyngbya sp. FACHB-261 genomic window:
- a CDS encoding site-specific integrase, whose protein sequence is MEKVPEPEARDLLPAKVQTLQQALKTKKTNQFRDQAIFAGLAHGLRASEVCDLNVGDFDGVRVHIRKAKDDSTGTVPLMQEGREQLSRYLESQRSREGS, encoded by the coding sequence ATGGAAAAAGTTCCAGAGCCGGAAGCCCGCGACCTCCTGCCCGCCAAAGTGCAAACGCTCCAGCAAGCCCTGAAGACGAAGAAGACAAATCAATTCAGGGACCAAGCCATCTTCGCTGGTCTCGCTCATGGGCTAAGAGCCAGTGAGGTCTGTGACTTGAACGTGGGGGATTTCGACGGGGTGCGGGTGCACATCCGCAAAGCCAAGGACGACAGCACCGGGACAGTTCCCCTGATGCAAGAGGGGCGAGAGCAGTTGAGCCGGTACCTGGAGTCGCAGCGCAGCAGGGAGGGTTCTTAG
- a CDS encoding TIR domain-containing protein, which yields MTTLDAQARSVGTDVFISYSRRDKAFVEKLHAALRNCERDTWVDWDSIPLTADWRKAIEAGIEAANTFVFVISPDSVASEICTWEIDHSVRHNKRLVPIVRREGFDPQQLHPELSKHNWLYFQEQDDFDRAFQALIQAIDTDLVHVRAHTRLLVRALEWDGKGRNDSFLLRGSDLAEAEQWLNQASQKEPQPTEQQQNYISKSREAEDANQRLAKTAQKSGRMIRFGSVVLGVTLTIAAVVGVMTVWAFRTLEEARIVTRLEREGVAALQQFQFQQSEALLAAMRAGQALKELGKNRSLEQYSTATPLLALQTILNDIQEHQLKGHQGPVYSASFSPDGQTILTASADNTARLWDRSGKQLAELKGHQGWVTSASFSPDGQTILTASRDKTAHLWDRSGKQLAELKGHQDAVWSASFSSDGQTILTASYDNTARLWDRSGKQLAELKGHQSAVTSASFSPDGQTILTASYDNTARLWDRSGEQLAELKGHQSAVTSASFSPDGQTILTASDDGTARLWDRSGKQLAELKGHQGTVTSASFSPDGQTILTASGDNTARLWDRSGKQLAELKGHQDTVWSASFSPDGQTILTASADGTARVWPFDNLDKLLARGCQWLEGYLISNPQELATLRVCQTQANLLEAAPFLVKEAETQAKAGDVKGAVGTLRRAMTWDPSLTFNLEAEARQLAAPAILEKGKKLVEGGSIEEALAAYTEARKLDPTLKISAQDWDSLCWFGSLSGHAAEVLDACEKAVAPDPKDGEIRNSRGLARALTGNTQGAIEDFQAFIAWTDNQERKARRQRWIAALEAGKNPFTKQELESLRNQ from the coding sequence GTGACGACCTTAGACGCTCAAGCCCGAAGTGTTGGGACTGACGTTTTTATCTCTTATTCGCGCCGGGATAAAGCGTTTGTGGAGAAGCTCCATGCAGCGCTAAGGAACTGTGAGCGAGATACCTGGGTGGACTGGGACAGTATCCCACTTACAGCAGACTGGCGGAAGGCGATTGAGGCGGGAATTGAAGCGGCTAATACCTTTGTGTTTGTTATTAGCCCGGACTCGGTAGCCTCAGAAATTTGCACCTGGGAGATCGATCACTCGGTTAGACACAATAAGCGCTTAGTACCGATTGTGCGGAGGGAGGGGTTTGATCCGCAGCAGCTCCATCCTGAGCTATCCAAGCACAACTGGCTGTATTTCCAGGAGCAGGATGACTTTGACCGTGCCTTCCAAGCACTGATTCAAGCTATTGATACTGACTTAGTTCATGTGCGGGCGCATACTCGCTTGTTGGTGCGGGCGCTGGAGTGGGACGGCAAGGGACGCAATGACAGCTTTTTGCTGCGGGGAAGTGACTTAGCAGAGGCGGAGCAGTGGCTAAATCAGGCAAGCCAGAAGGAGCCCCAGCCCACAGAGCAGCAGCAGAACTACATCAGCAAAAGCCGAGAGGCTGAGGACGCCAATCAGCGCTTGGCGAAGACTGCGCAGAAATCAGGGCGGATGATTCGCTTCGGATCAGTAGTGCTGGGGGTGACGCTCACAATAGCCGCAGTAGTTGGGGTGATGACCGTTTGGGCATTTCGCACTCTGGAAGAAGCTCGAATAGTTACAAGGCTAGAACGGGAGGGCGTAGCTGCACTTCAGCAATTCCAGTTTCAGCAGTCGGAAGCCTTGCTAGCAGCGATGAGAGCTGGGCAAGCCCTGAAAGAGCTGGGCAAGAATAGGTCACTTGAACAATATTCAACAGCCACTCCGCTATTGGCGCTGCAGACCATCCTTAATGACATTCAGGAACACCAACTCAAGGGGCATCAGGGCCCTGTCTACAGTGCCAGCTTCAGTCCCGATGGACAGACCATTCTCACTGCTTCTGCTGACAACACGGCCCGCCTCTGGGACCGCTCCGGTAAACAGCTCGCTGAGCTTAAGGGGCATCAGGGCTGGGTCACCAGTGCCAGCTTCAGTCCCGATGGACAGACCATTCTCACCGCTTCTCGTGACAAGACGGCCCACCTCTGGGACCGCTCCGGCAAGCAGCTCGCTGAGCTCAAGGGGCATCAGGACGCTGTCTGGAGTGCCAGCTTCAGTTCCGATGGACAGACCATTCTCACCGCTTCTTATGACAACACGGCCCGCCTCTGGGACCGCTCCGGCAAGCAGCTCGCTGAGCTCAAGGGGCATCAGAGCGCTGTCACTAGTGCCAGCTTCAGTCCCGATGGACAGACCATTCTCACCGCTTCTTATGACAACACGGCCCGCCTCTGGGACCGCTCCGGCGAGCAGCTCGCTGAGCTTAAGGGGCATCAGAGCGCTGTCACTAGTGCCAGCTTCAGTCCCGATGGACAGACTATTCTCACCGCTTCTGATGATGGTACTGCCCGCCTCTGGGACCGCTCGGGCAAGCAGCTCGCTGAGCTCAAGGGGCATCAGGGCACTGTCACTAGTGCCAGCTTCAGTCCCGATGGACAGACCATTCTCACCGCTTCTGGGGATAACACGGCCCGCCTCTGGGACCGCTCCGGCAAGCAGCTCGCTGAGCTTAAGGGGCATCAGGACACTGTCTGGAGTGCCAGCTTCAGTCCCGATGGACAGACTATTCTCACCGCTTCTGCTGATGGCACTGCACGTGTGTGGCCTTTTGACAATTTGGATAAGCTGCTAGCGCGGGGCTGCCAATGGCTTGAGGGTTACTTGATTTCCAATCCTCAAGAGTTGGCAACACTAAGAGTTTGTCAAACACAGGCTAATCTGCTGGAGGCCGCACCATTTCTGGTGAAGGAAGCTGAAACACAAGCAAAAGCAGGCGATGTCAAGGGCGCAGTTGGTACCCTCCGGAGAGCTATGACGTGGGATCCCAGCTTGACTTTTAATCTAGAAGCAGAAGCACGACAATTGGCAGCCCCAGCCATACTTGAGAAGGGAAAAAAACTTGTTGAAGGTGGAAGTATCGAAGAGGCTCTAGCAGCCTACACAGAGGCACGGAAACTAGACCCCACACTCAAAATCTCTGCCCAGGATTGGGACAGCCTTTGTTGGTTTGGCAGCTTGTCTGGACATGCGGCTGAAGTCTTAGACGCTTGCGAAAAAGCAGTGGCTCCTGACCCTAAGGATGGCGAGATTCGGAACAGCCGTGGCCTAGCCAGAGCACTAACTGGCAATACTCAGGGAGCAATTGAAGACTTCCAGGCATTTATTGCCTGGACTGACAATCAAGAACGAAAGGCACGACGACAGCGCTGGATCGCTGCCCTAGAGGCAGGTAAGAACCCTTTTACCAAGCAGGAACTGGAGAGTCTACGCAACCAGTAG
- a CDS encoding AAA family ATPase, producing the protein MPCAVILTSLPDEYHAVCTHLIHLAEETHPQGTVYESGQFSANGKTWKVVVAQVNLENSDAAMETERAIAHWRPNVVLSVGVAAGLKDVTAADVVAAIKVYSYETGKVTASGFLPTPKLELASYVLEQRAKAEAKREDWLERIQREKPNWVPKVFVGAIAAGEKEITSNQSAVYQLLQANHGDALAVDVTGYGVLKAVHANADTNALIIRGITHVIGQDAATGPTTASIVAAQHASAFAFAILAKLEAGSLLSSSSAKYTKLKQNVADASKGLLSWQHTLSNKQQIKRSELDELLNRIKVEESSTTIVLGVPGSGKSALMATLGNELVIQGYSVLAIKADQLNGAINTIEDLQFDLHLELPPSDTVHAIASKEKIVVLIDQLDAVSELLDRKSQRLNLLLSLTQRLSGSKNVHIIATCREFEFRYGSQFARLAEIKQLFLSLPAWETISPILEAAGHQPASMGETLRELLQNPLHLNVFLDVAQLGDIFTSSQRLLDRLWEERVKKHPEAEKCVAFLERLADRMTKEEVLWVPNAIADASPEICRALEHAGLLMTNPENGNIGFRHQTYYDHTLARAFASGSQSLTDLVLERQDGLFIRPTLLRGLNYLRGTATQQYQKELTTLLQTSQQQIRHHIRSLLIEFVGAQSSPNLVEARLLIPLLNSEVEGIKVLDATTGSSGWFKRLRDRPEFTQWLEKPVEQAMYCSPFLAAAANSAPEDIWNLLEEYWLDDKTYDFLIIRVIWDIGQWTSERVRLIQQVVQRSNVDWHSVAAIAERIAEVLPNQAARVIRGHLDCLLTQATEASKMMPPVLPSDVDEVQRTVHAYRHAPLSPLKALLENESNFYEIEKIAEVHPQSFLELMWPWFTDLIQHILYDTNSDMLSYRWDQVGGFEFSRSKIIQSLLTAITKLAKQDKSTFLNFVEQNENSDLLIVHQLVACGLEVVASEEATRISNYLLADPRRFSLGSQMGSGRHRETEKLIAAIFPHLQPKDREQLEQTIQEFTYWQIQGDRDVDIRRRYRTYNREHRLSLLQAIPEEYLSPQARRLKEEEERALPWFNLNESSGITIAQNVGPRMTSNEMSHASDQHLLSLFNELSDETEWNHPQRQWFDDRSRAGGAIQQSREFGELVKNDPSRFIRILPQLEPQRHESYVGDALEDLAGTDFPAIDLIHIIEGLDQQGFVSENFRSEAAHALEKIAKRHQGLPQSSLSLLEGWLPNYSQPELDHYRSKEQQSSDLRSPILFGIRGSHILPGGRGNIVRAIAEGYLKQSPPNLEGWAKFIKSHIGVEPHPAVWCDILTRMPPLLNGNRTEATKLFNQVIQNCPEVLQYPWALYFISRTIGWFEPKEAAQGWLEILWSNNSNFSHQAYGELLLIHYLQYQDEWSIQRIHSHLAAQDNESVLCGLAHAASHLWSQRRCRAIAAKILYTLASSSATSVQYAVAKVFHCSRDHFELDSGMLKVLGAVCKNQSVLLESARDLTEILEAEELIDNYPEVVAEVCKSLIDLGAELKNPSRSTAFIAESLTTIAIKLHRQPVCRELGLQMFEQLLALNLRETRSALEMLDRTPTRLGCYVAPRRLRRQAII; encoded by the coding sequence ATGCCTTGCGCAGTCATCCTAACCTCTCTTCCTGATGAGTACCATGCTGTTTGTACTCATTTGATACATCTTGCAGAGGAAACGCATCCGCAAGGTACGGTCTATGAATCGGGGCAATTTTCTGCAAACGGAAAAACTTGGAAGGTCGTGGTCGCCCAAGTCAATTTAGAAAATTCTGATGCAGCGATGGAGACAGAACGGGCAATTGCACATTGGCGGCCCAACGTAGTTCTGTCAGTCGGGGTAGCGGCTGGATTGAAGGATGTTACTGCGGCAGATGTTGTCGCTGCGATCAAGGTCTATAGTTATGAGACTGGTAAGGTAACAGCATCTGGCTTTTTACCGACACCGAAACTAGAGCTGGCAAGTTATGTGCTGGAACAGCGTGCGAAAGCAGAAGCGAAGCGAGAGGATTGGTTAGAGCGCATCCAGAGGGAAAAGCCAAACTGGGTACCAAAAGTTTTTGTCGGAGCGATCGCGGCAGGTGAGAAGGAGATTACTTCCAATCAATCTGCAGTCTATCAGCTTTTACAAGCGAACCACGGAGATGCTTTGGCGGTAGATGTCACAGGGTATGGTGTCCTAAAGGCAGTCCATGCCAATGCTGACACTAATGCTCTAATTATTCGAGGCATCACCCATGTGATCGGCCAGGATGCCGCTACCGGCCCTACCACAGCAAGCATAGTTGCAGCTCAACACGCAAGTGCCTTTGCCTTTGCAATTTTGGCAAAATTAGAAGCTGGTTCTCTTCTCAGTTCAAGTTCGGCTAAATACACCAAACTCAAACAGAATGTGGCAGATGCATCAAAAGGGTTGCTGAGTTGGCAGCATACACTCAGTAACAAGCAGCAAATCAAACGTTCTGAATTGGACGAGTTGCTGAACCGTATCAAAGTGGAAGAATCATCTACAACGATCGTTCTAGGTGTTCCTGGATCGGGTAAGTCAGCATTGATGGCAACCTTAGGAAATGAGCTAGTCATACAAGGCTATTCAGTTTTGGCAATTAAAGCTGACCAGTTAAACGGAGCCATCAATACCATTGAGGATTTACAGTTTGACTTGCATCTTGAGTTACCTCCCAGTGATACCGTTCATGCAATTGCTAGCAAAGAGAAAATTGTTGTTCTGATCGATCAGTTAGACGCTGTTTCTGAGCTACTTGATCGTAAATCCCAACGGTTGAACCTACTTCTGTCTCTAACTCAGAGGTTGTCTGGAAGTAAAAACGTTCATATTATTGCTACCTGTCGGGAATTTGAATTTCGCTACGGTTCTCAATTTGCTCGACTGGCAGAAATCAAGCAATTGTTCTTGAGCCTTCCTGCCTGGGAAACTATTTCCCCAATACTGGAAGCAGCGGGACATCAACCTGCAAGTATGGGAGAGACCCTCCGAGAGCTATTACAGAATCCACTGCACCTGAATGTTTTTCTTGATGTTGCCCAACTAGGAGACATTTTTACATCCTCTCAGAGGCTATTAGACCGCCTGTGGGAGGAACGGGTGAAGAAGCACCCAGAAGCTGAAAAGTGTGTGGCATTTCTAGAAAGGCTTGCTGACCGCATGACTAAAGAAGAAGTCCTGTGGGTACCAAATGCGATTGCTGACGCATCTCCAGAAATCTGCCGAGCGTTGGAGCATGCTGGTCTACTAATGACCAATCCAGAAAATGGCAACATCGGATTTCGTCACCAAACTTACTATGACCATACCCTTGCCCGTGCCTTTGCTAGTGGTTCACAATCCCTGACAGATCTTGTTCTAGAGCGACAGGATGGTCTATTCATTCGACCTACTTTATTAAGAGGTCTGAACTATTTACGTGGCACAGCTACTCAACAGTATCAGAAGGAATTAACCACTCTGCTGCAAACCTCACAGCAGCAGATAAGGCATCACATTCGCAGTCTACTGATTGAGTTTGTGGGAGCGCAATCTAGTCCTAATTTGGTTGAAGCTAGGCTACTTATTCCTCTACTCAACTCAGAAGTAGAAGGAATCAAAGTTTTGGATGCCACGACCGGGAGTTCTGGCTGGTTCAAACGTTTGCGCGATCGCCCTGAATTTACCCAATGGTTAGAGAAACCAGTGGAGCAGGCGATGTACTGTTCTCCATTTCTGGCAGCAGCGGCAAATTCCGCGCCAGAGGATATCTGGAACCTGTTGGAAGAGTATTGGTTGGATGATAAGACATACGATTTCCTGATCATCCGAGTCATTTGGGATATTGGGCAATGGACTTCTGAAAGAGTTCGGCTAATACAGCAGGTGGTTCAACGTTCTAACGTTGATTGGCATAGTGTTGCTGCGATTGCTGAAAGGATAGCTGAGGTTTTACCTAATCAGGCTGCGAGAGTTATCCGTGGTCACTTGGATTGCTTATTAACACAGGCAACCGAGGCTAGTAAGATGATGCCCCCAGTCTTGCCGTCAGATGTCGATGAAGTCCAACGCACAGTTCATGCTTATCGACATGCTCCATTGAGTCCATTGAAAGCCCTACTTGAAAACGAAAGCAATTTTTACGAAATTGAGAAAATTGCCGAAGTACATCCGCAAAGCTTTTTGGAGTTAATGTGGCCCTGGTTCACAGATCTCATTCAGCACATTCTATACGATACAAACTCTGATATGCTCAGTTATCGCTGGGATCAAGTGGGTGGTTTCGAGTTTTCTAGAAGCAAAATTATTCAGTCTTTGCTCACAGCTATCACTAAGTTAGCGAAACAGGATAAGTCTACCTTTTTAAACTTTGTTGAGCAAAATGAAAATTCAGACCTATTAATTGTTCATCAGTTAGTAGCATGTGGGCTCGAGGTAGTCGCTTCAGAGGAAGCTACAAGGATTTCGAACTATCTGTTGGCGGATCCGAGGCGATTCAGTTTGGGTAGCCAGATGGGTAGCGGTCGCCATAGAGAAACAGAGAAACTGATTGCAGCTATCTTTCCTCACCTCCAACCAAAGGATAGAGAGCAACTTGAGCAGACAATTCAGGAGTTTACCTACTGGCAGATCCAGGGTGACAGGGATGTGGACATTCGTCGTAGATATCGCACATACAACCGAGAACATCGATTGTCTCTCCTACAAGCTATTCCTGAGGAATATTTGAGCCCCCAGGCAAGGCGGTTGAAAGAGGAAGAGGAACGCGCACTCCCTTGGTTTAATCTGAATGAGAGTAGCGGTATAACAATTGCTCAAAACGTTGGACCCCGCATGACTAGCAATGAGATGAGCCATGCATCAGATCAACATTTGTTAAGTCTTTTCAATGAGTTATCTGACGAAACAGAATGGAACCATCCCCAACGTCAGTGGTTTGATGACCGTTCACGTGCAGGTGGAGCAATCCAACAGTCTCGCGAATTTGGCGAGTTGGTAAAGAATGACCCATCACGGTTTATTCGTATCCTTCCACAATTGGAGCCTCAACGGCATGAAAGTTACGTGGGCGACGCTCTAGAAGACTTGGCTGGAACTGATTTTCCAGCAATTGATTTAATTCATATCATTGAGGGGCTTGATCAGCAAGGTTTCGTTTCAGAGAACTTTCGCTCTGAAGCCGCCCATGCTCTGGAAAAGATTGCTAAGCGACATCAAGGCTTACCACAATCCTCTTTATCGCTGCTTGAAGGCTGGTTGCCAAACTATTCTCAACCAGAGTTAGACCACTACAGAAGTAAAGAGCAGCAAAGCTCTGACCTAAGGTCACCCATCCTCTTTGGTATTCGCGGTTCACACATCCTTCCGGGTGGTAGAGGTAATATCGTGCGGGCAATCGCTGAGGGGTACCTCAAGCAAAGCCCTCCGAATTTGGAAGGCTGGGCAAAGTTTATCAAATCGCACATAGGTGTGGAACCTCATCCAGCAGTTTGGTGCGATATATTAACACGGATGCCACCACTCCTGAATGGCAATCGCACTGAGGCAACTAAGCTCTTTAACCAAGTTATTCAAAATTGCCCGGAAGTTCTTCAATATCCCTGGGCACTTTATTTTATCTCACGCACGATCGGCTGGTTCGAACCTAAAGAAGCGGCACAAGGCTGGCTGGAGATACTCTGGTCTAATAACTCCAACTTCTCCCATCAAGCATATGGAGAATTATTGCTAATCCACTACCTTCAGTATCAGGATGAATGGTCAATTCAGAGGATTCATTCTCACCTTGCTGCTCAGGACAATGAATCAGTTCTTTGCGGTCTTGCTCATGCAGCAAGTCATCTATGGTCTCAACGAAGATGTCGGGCGATTGCGGCAAAAATTCTTTACACTCTTGCCTCTTCCTCCGCCACATCTGTTCAATATGCTGTGGCAAAAGTCTTTCATTGCAGCCGTGATCACTTTGAGTTAGACAGCGGAATGTTGAAGGTCCTTGGAGCAGTCTGCAAAAATCAGAGCGTGCTCTTGGAATCTGCCAGAGATTTGACCGAAATTCTTGAAGCAGAAGAACTGATTGATAACTATCCTGAAGTTGTAGCCGAAGTCTGCAAAAGTTTAATTGATCTAGGTGCAGAACTTAAAAATCCATCACGATCTACTGCATTTATAGCGGAAAGCCTAACCACAATCGCCATTAAGCTGCATCGCCAACCCGTATGCCGTGAGCTTGGTCTTCAGATGTTTGAACAGCTACTTGCTTTGAATCTTAGAGAGACACGCTCTGCGTTGGAAATGCTCGATCGAACGCCAACTCGATTGGGCTGTTATGTGGCTCCCAGAAGGTTGCGTAGACAGGCCATCATATAA
- a CDS encoding 5'-methylthioadenosine/S-adenosylhomocysteine nucleosidase yields the protein MPSAVILTALSVEYSAVRTHLTDLQEKMHPQGTIYERGKFVANGQVWEVGIAEVGAGNAGAAVEAERAIAYFRPDVLLFVGIAGGIKDVAIGDVVAATKVYGYESGKVDNQFFTRPALGQSAYALVQRAKSEARKGEWLQRLSSSLTSRPHVFVAPIAAGEKVISSKQSDVFKFIRASYNDAIAVEMESFGFLSAVFAYPDIKALVIRGISDLIDGKNDDSVESEQVRQEKASHHASAFTFEVLAKFSLDNRSESMTALETQEFLRTDKSRPLENIEQKRYKLSQLDQHLEPYISPTLKEVLDWLSTSRSSLAQRIVNDAFEDCPNLKRVVKSNKSLENRINWEFEKYLENIQNSLLTKHRKLLDQPPIYSFLKKEGSLFTLEERRTFKPEEGRFYTLALQNLKDAVPKRYSEDIKLEMIDYIHNLRNNLPR from the coding sequence ATGCCTAGTGCAGTGATATTGACTGCTCTATCCGTTGAATACTCGGCTGTTCGTACTCATCTGACGGATCTCCAGGAAAAAATGCATCCCCAGGGAACAATCTACGAGCGGGGGAAATTCGTTGCGAACGGACAGGTATGGGAAGTTGGGATTGCCGAAGTGGGAGCAGGTAATGCGGGAGCAGCCGTGGAAGCAGAACGGGCGATCGCATACTTCAGACCTGACGTCCTTTTGTTTGTTGGGATTGCTGGAGGGATCAAAGACGTTGCGATCGGTGATGTAGTCGCAGCAACAAAGGTCTACGGCTATGAGTCAGGTAAGGTAGACAATCAATTCTTCACCCGACCTGCATTAGGGCAGTCTGCTTATGCACTGGTGCAAAGAGCTAAATCGGAGGCGAGAAAAGGAGAGTGGTTACAACGGCTATCTAGTAGTTTAACTTCTCGGCCCCATGTGTTTGTGGCTCCCATTGCTGCTGGGGAGAAAGTTATTTCTTCCAAACAGTCAGACGTTTTCAAGTTCATTAGGGCAAGTTACAATGACGCGATCGCTGTTGAGATGGAGAGTTTTGGCTTCCTGAGTGCAGTCTTTGCTTACCCAGACATCAAGGCGCTCGTGATCCGTGGAATTTCCGATTTGATTGACGGCAAAAATGACGATTCTGTAGAATCTGAACAGGTTCGGCAGGAGAAGGCTTCTCATCATGCCAGTGCTTTTACTTTTGAGGTTTTAGCAAAGTTTTCCTTAGATAATAGGTCAGAATCAATGACAGCCCTGGAAACGCAGGAGTTTTTAAGGACAGACAAATCTCGGCCATTGGAAAATATTGAGCAGAAGCGATACAAACTATCTCAGCTTGATCAGCATTTGGAACCTTATATTAGTCCTACTCTGAAAGAAGTATTGGATTGGCTATCTACTAGTCGAAGTAGTCTAGCACAAAGGATTGTTAATGATGCCTTTGAGGATTGCCCTAATTTAAAGCGGGTAGTAAAAAGTAATAAGAGTTTAGAAAATCGAATTAACTGGGAATTTGAGAAATATTTAGAAAATATTCAAAACTCTTTACTAACAAAACACAGAAAGCTCTTGGATCAACCGCCCATATATTCATTTCTTAAGAAAGAGGGAAGCCTATTTACCTTGGAAGAAAGGAGAACATTTAAACCTGAAGAAGGTAGATTTTACACATTAGCTCTACAAAACCTCAAAGATGCTGTGCCTAAACGTTATTCAGAAGATATTAAACTGGAAATGATTGATTACATTCATAATCTAAGAAATAATCTTCCAAGATAA
- a CDS encoding transposase, translated as MNASKKQRRYDSGKQKRHTLKAQLLVEQESGLIVCTAYSRGRVHDHRMFKRSGVRFHPQQLSLADKGYQGLAKLHVNGRLLPVSRPNDY; from the coding sequence TTGAACGCCTCCAAAAAACAGCGTCGTTACGACAGTGGCAAACAGAAACGGCACACCCTCAAAGCGCAACTCCTGGTTGAGCAGGAGAGTGGTCTGATTGTTTGTACTGCTTATAGTCGAGGACGGGTGCATGACCATAGAATGTTCAAGCGCAGTGGTGTTCGCTTTCATCCTCAGCAGTTAAGTCTGGCGGATAAGGGCTATCAAGGGTTGGCCAAGCTGCATGTCAATGGTCGTCTCCTACCCGTAAGCCGCCCAAACGATTATTAG